The Numida meleagris isolate 19003 breed g44 Domestic line chromosome 18, NumMel1.0, whole genome shotgun sequence genome segment AACAGCTCTTGGTATAGAGGAACACCCCGCTCACGCCCAGAACCCCAGCCAGCATCAAGCggtgcagcagagcactggTCTGGCCGCGTCTGGTGAGGAAGGAACGTTGCTGTGAGGAGCTGCTCTGATGAGGATGAGGGAGGATTTGCAGTCCcctctgcacaggctgccccaCGTCATGCCGCCCGTGAAATTCAGCCGCATGGAATAACGTGCTGAGTACCACCACCCGCCCCAGAGCGGGATGCACAGTTCTTTCTTGAAGTGTCCCGATCCCGATCTTTTGTGGAGAACTTCATGTTGTTGTGCACGTTACTGGGATCGTCTGAGTCCATGGCATCCCCCGCTGTCCCTGTGTACGTTCCCAGCCGCAGCCGGTAGCCCTGGGACTCATCGTCCAGACTGAAGAGGTTGTACTCCGCGAACTTGGTGTTGTTGGAGGCATCCTGGATGACGAATCTGACCTGGTAGACCTTCTGCTTGGCGATCTGGTGGATGTACTCGGTGCCCAGCCAGTAGTCGCTGTGCACATTCCCAAAGCCGTACTTGTAGGTGCTCCAGGACTCGGCCCAGGTGACGGCTGTGTCCTTCTGGTTCCTCTGGATGACCGTCCAGCCCCCGTCTGTCGCGTTCATCTCACAGTACACCACGATGGGGCGGAGGCCTGAGGGCTGGATGCTGTAGACACCGCTGTGGCTGCCAGGAGGGATCTCACTGCAGTCCTTGGGCCAACCTGGGGCAGGAAACAGATGGCTGTTACATCTTACCCGACACAAGGAAACCCTGAGAGCACACGGTTGGCCCAGACCAAGGAATGGCAGTGAGGTTGGTGAGAGCACCGCGATACCCATGGAATGCTCCTTACGTTTTTCTTCAGAGCGTTTGTCAAAGTGTTGGAGAGAGCTTTCTTGAAGATGTTCAGGGTTTGCGCAGGCACAGAGAGGTGTGGGGTGGCCAAGACCAGCACACAAGCAAGGAGTAGAAGGCAGTGGGTTACTGGAAAAGGGAGAAGATGTAAAAATGTTGAAACGTGAGGTGGGAAATCCCGTGGCTCCAGCACTCCCACGTGTGACGCAGGAACACACGACGTATGCTGCGCTCTGTGCCAGCTGGGGAGCCAAAGGCCTCAGCTCCTCCGCCCAAGGGGGGTGAGCATCTTGCCCTTTCCCATCCCCAAGTGCAGCCTTCTGCGTGCACTGATATCCCCGATCCCCATCGGGGCAGTGCTCAGGGCCTCTCCCAGTGCCCTGCAAGGAGCCCTCCCCAGACCTGCACTCACCCATGGCTGCGGCACGGGGCTCCCTCTGACGTGCAGAGCCGTGGGGCCGCAGTGGGAGAGGCACTTGTAGGGCCCTCCGCAGGGGGTGGGGTGAGCGCGTCTGACCCACGCAGCCTCCTTTCTGCTGGGGGTGGTAATCAGAGCACGTTCCCTTCTGGCCCTCAGAAAACACGACCTGGGAAGAAAGTGACCATGGTTCCTGGCacacagctgcaaagaaaataacaccTGTGCCAGCAAGAGTGCTTGGAATGCACTCTGCTCAGCTCCTTGGATGAAATTCCTGCTGGGAGCTCTGAAGACTGCTGCTTTTGAACAAACACTTGGATGCCAGTCCTCATCTAGCGGGGAGAGCAAACACTGGACGAACCATGGGCGGATGGGGTGGGTTGGAGGGGGTCTAAGAGCACTCGGAAGGCAACAGAGGGGACTGGAGGGTATATAGAGGGGGTACGGTTTGGGTGTAAGGAATGGCAGGGGCTGGGGTGTGCACAGAGGGCGGCGGAGGAGATCTGAGCATGCGTGGATGGGAACTGCGGTGTTCCAAAGCATGGGCGGGGGCAgagaggggctgcaggcaccCCGAGGGGAATGGGGGGCAACTGAGTGCCCACAGGGAGGAGCTGAGGGACCCTGAGCACCCACAGAGCGTAATGGGCGACCACTGGGCGTGTGGGGAGCAGAGTGtgctgaggaggaaggagaggagcttCTTGTATTTTCATATTACATCTTGTCTTAACTATCTCGGCATAATCTCGCTCTGTCTCGTGTGTGCGCAGGAAGGTCTCAGTGCCAGGTGAGACCTGCCTGTGTGCGCAGGAGCCGTTCCTGATGATTCTCCTTCGTGTGCCTGGAAGGGGTTTCCAAGGTGAGTTGCTCTATCCTCTCCTAGGGACCGAGGGGAGGGACCAGCTGTCgttcccctcctccttttccccttcggtttgttttcctccagtttttGGACGCTTCTTCCAGTTGCCACGGTCCATCAAAGCTG includes the following:
- the LOC110407825 gene encoding LOW QUALITY PROTEIN: fibrinogen-like protein 1-like protein (The sequence of the model RefSeq protein was modified relative to this genomic sequence to represent the inferred CDS: inserted 1 base in 1 codon), with product MGECRSGEGSLQGTGRGPEHCPDGDRGYQCTQKAALGDGKGQDAHPPWAEELRPLAPQLAQSAAYVVCSCVTRGSAGATGFPTSRFNIFTSSPFSSNPLPSTPCLCAGLGHPTPLCACANPEHLQESSLQHFDKRSEEKRWPKDCSEIPPGSHSGVYSIQPSGLRPIVVYCEMNATDGGWTVIQRNQKDTAVTWAESWSTYKYGFGNVHSDYWLGTEYIHQIAKQKVYQVRFVIQDASNNTKFAEYNLFSLDDESQGYRLRLGTYTGTAGDAMDSDDPSNVHNNMKFSTKDRDRDTSRKNCASRSXGGWWYSARYSMRLNFTGGMTWGSLCRGDCKSSLILIRAAPHSNVPSSPDAARPVLCCTA